GTAAAGCTCATATTACAATCTCCAACTCTTCTTGTGCTACTTATTTCTTTTTAAAGCTTTTCTTAATAATGTCACTTGATAACTTTacctcaatttatgtgatactttttatTTATCGAGAGTTGATTTGATTTTAagttaaaattaaattaaatacaaCAAGTTGCAACTTTTATCATATCAATATGATCAATAAATACGTTTTAAAATGtttgtatttctctgtatttcgctatatttcactatatttcaaaAATGTGAAATATAACTGAAATACAACaaaaagcagctacgaattgtaaatcttcaacttgtagttataactagttagaagctattaaaaggtagctatttgtgtaagtttcgCTTATTTCATATTGCTTCAATTGCCATCATGTAATTTTGTAAATAAGAGCAACTTTTGAGACATTTTGTAAAGCTCATATTACAATCTCCAACTCTTCTTGTGCTACTTATTTCTTTTTAAAGCTTTTCTTAATAATGTCACTTGATAACTTTacctcaatttatgtgatactttttatTTATCGAGAGTTGATTTGATTTTAagttaaaattaaattaaatacaaCAAGTTGCAACTTTTATCATATCAATATGATCAATAAATACGTTTTAAAATGtttgtatttctctgtatttcgctatatttcactatatttcaaaAATGTGAAATATAACTGAAATACAACaaaaagcagctacgaattgtaaatcttcaacttgtagttataactagttagaagctattaaaaggtagctatttgtgtaagtttcgCTTATTTCATATTGCTTCAATTGCCATCATGTAATTTTGTAAATAAGAGCAACTTTTGAGACATTTTGTAAAGCTCATATTACAATCTCCAACTCTTCTTGTGCTACTTATTTCTTTTTAAAGCTTTTCTTAATAATGTCACTTGATAACTTTacctcaatttatgtgatactttttatTTATCGAGAGTTGATTTGATTTTAagttaaaattaaattaaatacaaCAAGTTGCAACTTTTATCATATCAATATGATCAATAAATACgttttaaaatgttggtcaaagacAGAGAATCGAACCCACAACCATGGGCCCAATAATAGGCACCTCAACCGTTGTGCTGAGTTCTCCAATATGTTAAGGGGATGcaacattaatatttatacatgaATCAAAAAATTGACTccatatatagtgtaattttccgacgaagggggTTCGATTGACACCCCTTGCACCCCTATAATTCCGCTCCTGAGTTCACATagtaaaaattttgaaaaatgaaaagtaccatataaattgggacaaaagAAGTACGTTGCATCATATATGAGATTTTTTTGGGTAATTTAATCAAACCGAATTTGTATATTAATCTAAAATCTTATGAAAAAATATTAAAAGTGACATCACAACTTTTACTCCATTTATGATGATCCCACTAATAAAagccaaatatttttttatacaaaaaaTAATATCAATAGTAAAAACTAATAGTTATTAGATAAGTTCCACTTTCCTTGGATACGTAATTTCGCGTGGTATTATGAAAACGTGttattatatttttaataatTGAGAAAAACTATTTGTAAATATCAAGCTACAATAAATGTTATGGAATTGCATTCAATATAGGTTTACTTTTTCAAGTTAAAGAAAAGAGTATGAGACTTAttagctttttattttttatggacTTCCACATATTGCACTATGATATAATAAATGTATTAAGAGATTAAGACACATTTGACGTTGCACATATTCAATGTTTGATGATTCCGTCTTATGAAATGGGTTAATTAAAATAGAAATTTGGAACGTTATTTGCTGAATCAATAACTATAGACTCCAGTACTACCATTGATTATGACATTCCTCTAGAGGTTTTGGACTTTAGGCATTCTCATTACCAATCTGTCGAATTCTTATATGATGAGCTTGTTATAAGTAATGGTTTGAGGATAGTAGTTTTCTATTATTTATTACTTTCAGCTTGAAATCGACGCTTGCATTTATTTTTTCTTCTAGGAATGTCTAAACAAGAGAATGAACCAACATACTTTGTTTTGAGCTTCAAAGTTAGTTAAAACATAATTGCAACGAAGGTGGAAATACccaaaacaaaataaagaagaGAATTTGTAAATAAATGATAAGCTTCATCTGTAGACTCCTGCTAACTGATGTATCGTTTTGTTGCACATTTTGCATGTATATGTCTGTCACTTCTCCGCTATTAACAAATCATAGTATCTTTACTTATGTGATGTTGAAAATTATGTTAGCATTTCTTGAATATCAAAATATCTTTCTATGATAAGTTGGTTGGTCAATATATGCTGATTTAACTCACAAAAATTAAGCAAAGTTAATCCCACATATAGTCAAACTCAATTTGAGTTATTGAAGTGTATAGTctaaaaaactttcattaaaataaaaagaagaggtGTTTTTATATCATGCATTTATTTGAAAACAAAAGGAAACTCTAGAATAAGAAAATtgttcttctttaactctcaaattatgattttatttttaagAATTTGCAGAAAATGTTGAACCATTTTTTCAATAACTTAATGCCAAAAAGAACAGACCGAAAAGGATTGCAAATTTAACTCTTAATATTGGTTTGGGCACGGGCTTAGCACGGGTCAAATGTCACTAGTATAGCTATAAAAATCTGAATTCATAGCTAAATATAGGGGAAAGATCGTGGATGCCCcctcaaacaaaaaaaattaccCGTCCATACCCCCATTACTTTTGTACCcccagaaaaaattaaaaatatttacccgagATGCCCCCCAATTACCCCCAGTTATAATACCGACATGGTATACAAATATACTGAGTTGGTATCATGAAAAAtgtttcagtccttctcttagtcctccatgataccatcatggtatataaatatactgtgtatcatggaagatgcttcagTCCCTCTCTTAGTCCTccgtgataccatcatggtatataaatattcTTAGATGGTATTATGGATGATCGTGTTCTTATAccgtgatggtatcatgaagaactgcttcagtccttcaatgaaacactcctctatgataccatcgccGTAAATACATATactatgatggtatcatggaggactgcttcagtccttcaatgagacactcctcaggaccataataccatcatggtatataaatatactgagacggTATCATATAGGACTGCTTCAATcgttctcttagtcctccatgataccatcatggtgcATAAATATACCACGATGATATCATGGAGGAAGGGGTTTCAGAAAGGGGGGCACGTTGGGTAAATAGTTTTGGGCGAGGGGGTATGGCGGGTAATTAGGTTAGAAGTTTCATGGGGCgggtaattattttatttttggggGTTATTTCAGTTAGTTTCCCTTAAATTATAAATACCATACAATGAGGCTAAAAATTCATAGTTACATATTTAAACTTTTGTGGCAAAACAAAATTCATCTTTTGTCACATATAAATATTTTTGTGGCTAAAGAATAAAAGATAGCTACAGAGTTGATTTGTAGTGGCAAAATTAAGAATATAAAGCATTAGCAATAAATATCTATATTTTGTGGAGAAAGTTCTATCAATATTCTAGCCACATCACAAAAATATTCTTAGCAATAGACGATAAGTAAAAAGTTTGTAGCTAAATACTTTAGCAAATACACTGGCTTTAGCTACACATGCTACAATTTTTTTTCCTGTAGCTAAATACTTTAGCAACGAAGATTTTAAGATTTAGCTACGATGTAGTTCTTAGCTATATATACATAATCTTGTAGTGATAATGAGAATTTGAATTGGATTTTGCTCTGCAAAAATCAAAGGTGCCCCTCTTTCTTTACTCCTTTGATTATCATTTGTTTCTACAAAATCTCACTTGTGCTCGATCTTAAATATATGTTTGCCatttaaccattttttttttttgagtggaAGGATGATATACCAAGCGCATGGCAAGTATTAAAAGTAAGAATTCTATGTTTGAAAGTTCTTGGTTTTTGCCTGGACTTTTGTCTTACCTagtactctctctgtttcaatttatgtgatacactttcttttttagtctgtcttttaaatattaatatatttctatatttaaaaataatttaacattAAACTTTTCCTTTTACCCTTTATGAATttaaagtcttcctttctttattaaactccgtgtctaCTCAAACTATATTGCATAAATTAGGACGGGGGAGTAATAATTTTATGCTCAAGTACATGCAAGATCATTAGGAAATAGAAAATTTAGAAAATACATATTACTTCAAATTTTGAATCCGCGTTTAAGCAATCAAATTTTAAGCACAAAATTTGACTCAAGTTCCCCAGAAATTCGAAACCAAAACAAGACAGTTTAACTAAGTATGTTTTAAAGGCTGGTACTTACGTAAGAGATATTGCGATCTCCAAATATCTTTATATATACCCAATTCTCGATTTCTTCTCAATACTTGTTATTTGTTTAAAACAAAATGGAGCTTCCCTGGTATTCTTTTCTTATTCCTCTGCTTGTCTTCATTTTCCTCCTTCATTAGCGGTTCTTTACTTCTTCAAACACCCAAAAAAGGTTACCACCATCTCCAAGAAAGCTTCCAATCATAGGAAATTTGCACCAACTTGGGCAGCATCCTCACCGTTCTCTCCATAAACTATCTGAAAAATATGGTCATGTCATGCTACTTCATTTGGGCAGTAAGCCAGTGCTCATTGCTTCGTCTGTTGAAGCTGCTCGTGATATCACAAAAACTCATGATCACGTCTGGTCAAACAGACCTAAATCTAGCATCGCTACTGGACTCAGTTATGGCTCCAAAGACGTGGCCTTTACTCCCTATGGTGAATACTGGAGGCAAATTAGAAGTGTCTCCGTGCTTCACCTTCTCAGTAACAAAAGAGTCCAATCTTATCGTGATGTTAGAGAAGAAGAAACATCAAACATGATTGAAAAAATTAGGCAAGAGTATGATTCTTCGAATTCAGTGATAGACTTGAGAGATCTTTTAAGTTGTATGACAAATAACATAATCAGCAGAGTGGCCACAGGGAGGACATACAATGAAGGGGAAAGTGGAATAGTTGTCAAGGCTCTTCTAGAAGAACTTCTAGAACTTTTAGGTATTTTTAACATTGGGGATTATATTCCATGGCTTAAATGGGTCAATAAAATCACTGGTCTGAACACCAGAGTGAAGAAAGTAGCTAAAGATTTGGATGCATTTCTAGAGAGCGTGATTGAAGAACGCATGATTAGGAACAAGAAAGAAGAATACAGTGCGGGTGAAGCTAAAGACTTCGTGGACATTTTGCTGGAAATTCAGAATGGAAAGGAAACTGGCTTTCCTCTTCAAAGAGATTCATTGAAAGCTATTCTATTGGTAATTTAATTAGCATCTCTCTTATACTAATTCCCTCCTTGGCGTGTGTCTTGTTTCAATTTTTCCTTTAAGCGTTAGTTTGAATATAATTCGTACTGATATATTATTTCGTAGTTAAAAACTTGATTGCATATGTTCAAAACTtaaagaaacatttttttttagaaTACGTTAAAGGCTAaaggtatatatattttttatcaaCCACTATGAGATGATACATTTTAAAGTTGCCTTTCCTGATGCTATTTCCAGATTTTTGAGCTCAAAGCTCAAAAGATACTTCCgaaatttcaaaagaaaaaatgatAAAGTGCCAAATGCTTGGTTTGTTTCAATGCTCGAAGAAatacactttaaaaaaaaaaaaatcgaactcATTTCAAACTAGAGTTAAGGATCAGTATTTTTTAAGCATTAGTTTTCAACATAAAGGGCCAAAAGGTTCAAACATTCGTCGTTAAATAACTTAAAAGATTTTTATATCTTTTGAGTTAAAAAATAAATGAGTTCATTAGCGGATTAAGAAGTTGAGTTATAATTATAATTCAAAGTTTTAATAAAGCGTACACATTTTGAAGAGATTTATTCCTTCATAATTAGCCCAGTTATATAATTAATTCATTAATTGAATTGAAGATATAATTGAAATgctaaaaatgattttcaaaagtaAAACGCCCCCTAAAGttcatttttcaaataaaatatactttcttttctaattaatTAGCCATGAATATGATTCTTTCAAACTTTATATATATGACTACTTTAAACACATTCTACAAAACAAGTTATACAAATTTTTAGCCATAAAATGTTAGATCTGTAGGTAAACCGTATTGGGCGGATCCTTAATACGgaggtgcttaaaaccttccttgggggatcaccagaacctttaCCCGTTCTTTGGATtttatttaaaggtttttaaTAATTAACATTTAAATTGGTTTCTTAATTCCCATtcaaaaaattaggtggcgactctgtttgTTCACGACAAAGAGCCAAATTTATGAGAACCTTCTATGTGCGAGCGTAATAGCAGATCCCGTAACACCATATTCGTAGGGTATGTGGATGGAGTAAAAGGGTACAAACTTTGATACTTGTCTTTACTCAAAGTTATAGTTAGTAGAGATGTTACCTTTGATGAATCCTCTATACTTGATCCCTGTAAAGTTTTCGTGGAGTTTTCACGAAACGAGAACAACGAGCAGGAGGAGCTTTCATTGGAGCTTACCAAGGAAAAGGATCAAGCGACTCAGATTAAAAATGAGTTACAAGATGTAGATCTTGAAGAGCTTGTTGTCAATGAACCATACACAATTGCGAAGGGAAGGGAGAAGAGGCAAATACGAAGACCGGAATGCCTTATGGATCATGCAAACCTGATTGCATATGCATTCGTAGCTGCAAAAGAGGATATTAAGGATCTGGAGCCCTCCTCGTATATTGAAGAAACTTCTTGCAAGGATGCTGCACAATGGCGGTTAGCCATGATTAAAGAGATGGAGTCTATTCAAAAGAATCAGGCATGGGTCTTAGTGAAAAGACAAATGGGAAAGAGGACAGTTGATGCAAATGGGTCTACAGAAATAAATAGGGAATTCCTAAAGCGGAAGATACTAGGTTCAAGGCGAGATTGGTTGCAAAGGGTTTCATTCAGAAGTAGGGAATTAATTACGTTGAAATTTTCTCTCCAGTCGTGTAGCATAGCTCAATCACGTGATACTAGCATTGGTTGCACAATTTGACTAAAAGCTTCAACAACTTGATGTCAAAACTGCTTTCTTACATGGTGATCTAGAAGAGACAATCGATATGGATCAGCCTGAAGGTTTCCTCGCTGAGGGAAAAGAAGATCATGTATGCCAACTGAAGAAGCCTTTGTATAGTTTGAAGCAATCCCCTAGACAGTGGTACAAGAGGTTTGATGCATTCATGACTACACATGAATTCTCAAGGAGTGCATTTGATAGTTGTATGTATCACATGAAGATGTCTGGTAACTTAATGATTTATTTCTTgttgtatgttgatgatatgcttaTTGCTGCTAACAACATTACAGAGATAAATGCTTTGAATAAACTGTTGAGTAAGGAATTTAACATGAacgatttgggagctgcaaagaaaATCCTTGGTATGGAGATTTCAAGAGAAGACGGTGTTGTACATCTTTCTCAGAAAAGGTACACTGAAAGGGTTCTCGAGAAATTCAATATGCATACGTGTAAGCCTGTAAGTACACCGTTAGCTCCTCATTTTAAACTCTCAGATTCACAAATACCTTAGTCGAAGGTGGAGGTGGAGCATATGTCAAACGTTCTTTATGCCAGCGCAGTTGGTAGCATTATGCATGTTAAGATATGCACACATCCAAGTATTGCTCAATCTGTAAGTGTGGTAAGCAGATACATGTCCAACCCAGGAAAGAGGCATTGTGAAGTTGTCAAGTGGATATTTAGATATCTCAAGGGAGCTTCTGATGTTGGTTTGACCTTTCGAATaggtggtggaggtatttcaatTCTTTGTTATGTGGATTCTGACTATGCGGGGGAACTTGACAGAAGGCGGTCCACAACTGGATACATCTGTACTCTTGTTGGCAGTGTCGTAGTTGGAAATCGACTCTGCAGTTGATTGTGCCTTTGTCCACGACAAAAACATAATACATGGCAGTAGCGGAGGCGGAGAAAGAAGCTATCTAGTTGAAAGGTTTGGTAGCAGAATTGAGTTTAGTTTAGCAGGAATCAACTCTTAGATGTGATAGTCAAAGTGCTATTCATCTGATTAAAAATCTAATATTTCATAAGCGCACTAAACACATTGATGTCAGATTTCATTTTATTCGAGATGTTGTTGAAGAGGGAACTAGCAAGGTCTTAAAGGTTATCACAGATGATAATGTTGCAGACATGCTGACCAAAATAGTCCTGCTCGCTAAGTTTGCACACTGCAAGGACTTAGCGGGAGTACACATCAACTGATGCAACTTCGAAGAGAACAGTTAGTTGGAGGTGGCATGTTAAAAAATGGTTTGATTCTTCTTGTTTCTTACAACGGGGTTGCCCAGTAAGCTTAAAAGTTTTGGCTAGAGTTGTTCATACGCATGCTCGTGATGCAAACCAAGGTGGAGATTGAAAGAGTTGGTTTGGACAATATGGTGGTAAATCCCATGTGCCAATATACTTGGCTAGCAAGTAAACTTGGGGAGCAAGTAAAACTTGGGGAGGACAAATTTtgtatttatttttccttttctatttttgtgCTTGGAGTCCAAGTTTGTTCATCGATAAAAGGATGACCATTCTTCATTGTTGAACCATCCCAAAATTCATACAATCCTATTGTAGTGAGTAGAGAGTTGAGAGCAATTTTCTTAGGTGTATTTGGGAAATCTCCCCTTCCTTTGATAATAATATAAAGGCAGTTATTCTCTGATGGACGTAGGATCACTTtgatccgaaccacgttaaatTTTGTGTTCTTTCTTTTACGTTTCCTCTAACATAAGCAAGAAGTTCAAAAGGCTTGAGtgctaaaagtagggaaatgtctATTCACAGACCAATATCACCAACTACTTTCTGTTAGCAGAACAAAATAATACGGAGAAGAGTTCCAGAATTACATACAATCAGTCAGCATTACCAGTATCAAGTGTATGATCCAATGAATCAATGGACAAAAGATGGCAAAGAAAATCAAAAGAGAGTTACAGAAAGGTAACGATACAGACCAGAAAATTTTAGTCACAAGAGTCGAGATCGCCGCGAAGACGAGTATAACATCAAGGATACATCTTAAATGTTAAGAATACTCAATGAAGAACTGAAAAGAAAATCCAAGAAttggtgatatgatatccgaGAGAAAGGATAGCACAGTTAACGTAACATACAGCACATGCTTTACACGAGTCTCACGATTGCATATGTCTgcaggcaatttttttttaaaaaaagcctTTGTTTTTACAGCATTGAGACTTATTTTTCTCATTAAAGCCTACAATAGTTATAAATTTGTATAACTTGTTATCATAAATTTGTTTATCTGTAAAGGTTAAAGAAACTAATCCAAATCCAATGACAGCTTTTAATGTTGGAAACTTGTAAATTGATAACAAGAGAAGTTGAACAAAAAAGGCTTGCTATCAAGAACGATGAATCACAAGAACTGCCAAAGGATATTTATGCACAGACAGGCCAGTCGATTGCATGATGTCCAGATCCTTCGTGTTTGATTTATCAGGCAATGCAAGCTCGTTAACAGTGAGGGCGAATTGGGACCCTGGGCATCCCCTTCGGCCTGAACCAAATGGAATAAGCTCAAAGTTAAATCCTTTTTTGTTGTATTTGAGGGGCAAGGCCACGTCCTCCCTGGCTCCCTCTATataatattttgatgaaataCAACCCCCATATTAAATGGGAAAATTtaagaagttaaaaaaaaaaaaaaaaaactaactagCGAATGGAGTAGCCACTGCCAGCAAAGGTGATTTCCTATGAATAGTGAGGCCAGCGCATTCAATCATGTCCACATCCTTTTGTTTATCCTTTTAGGTGGTTGTTGCGTATGCTTTTGATGATGATAAATAAAATATGTTTGTCCTGAAGCTATGTTTTATTCATAAATTTTGGAGACATAATTAGGATAAGAAAAAAGAATTTAGCAATAAATTATTGACTGActgaatatatttttttgttgCTAAATTACCATGTGATTAATATGAATAATTATCGTATCTTATATTATCATTGAGTTTTCGGATATAGCAAATAGGAGTTAGAATTGAACAAGGAGTCAATGAGATATTAATCGGATACGAGAAAGAGTTTGGGTTGACTTCTACTTGATATCTCTGTTCTACTTGGACTCTAACAAGAGCGTATACATTTACAAAGAAATCCATACTGAAAACTCAAGCATTCAAAAACATTTCAGCAATCCAAGCGAAAGAAGCCTGAAATACGAAATAGAGTCGGACTAGTGTCTACGTCCAAAATACGACGTTGCTGTTGTACAATGGTTATAGCTGATGGGTGGGAAAATGGAAGGGACCCTGCAATTTAAGATGACGCAGAGGAGTAAGAGATTCTTGGATTCTTCTATTGATTTTAAAGGGCGTGATTTTGGATTGATACCTTTTGGTGCAGGAAGAAGGGGATGTCCTGGAATTTCATTTCCCATGGCTGATAATGAGCCCGAACTAGCAAACATTGTAAGGGATTTTGGTTGGTAATTGCCAAGTGGAGCAAAGGAGGCTGATTTGGATATGACAGAATGCACTGGTTTAACCATTCACAGGAAAGTTCCTCTGTTTGATGTTGCAACTCCAAACaccttcaattttttattttttttgatctCTTATTCGGTGTCCGGTACTTGTTTTGATACCCCAGCTGTGTGatatgttaggatttgaatcccaaatccgacctttgtaagcaggttcccaggaaagattggagggtcacagctggaccacttaaataccaacctccttagacaaaacctacttacgccgtgatgtaagcgaagaataaatagcacacacagatttatagtggttcaccctcaatgtgagagctacgtccacgttgttgctgcagatcttattaaagaagaaatattacaagtgtttacaacactcaacctca
The nucleotide sequence above comes from Lycium barbarum isolate Lr01 chromosome 3, ASM1917538v2, whole genome shotgun sequence. Encoded proteins:
- the LOC132632571 gene encoding cytochrome P450 71A4-like; this translates as MLLHLGSKPVLIASSVEAARDITKTHDHVWSNRPKSSIATGLSYGSKDVAFTPYGEYWRQIRSVSVLHLLSNKRVQSYRDVREEETSNMIEKIRQEYDSSNSVIDLRDLLSCMTNNIISRVATGRTYNEGESGIVVKALLEELLELLGIFNIGDYIPWLKWVNKITGLNTRVKKVAKDLDAFLESVIEERMIRNKKEEYSAGEAKDFVDILLEIQNGKETGFPLQRDSLKAILLVI